In Alkalicoccobacillus plakortidis, the genomic stretch AATGAGATTGCTACAGCAAGGTTTATTGATGTTTTAAATAATGATGAAGTTGCTGAAGTACGGGCATACTTCCAAGAAACGTATGATGCTGAACCTACTGTTAGTACAGTATCACCTCAAGTGGGGAAAGAGCTTGCTCAAAATGCCATATATGCGGTTTTGATTGCGTCACTTGGTATTGTCATCTATTTGGCTATTCGCTATGAATTTTTATATGGCGCAGCTGCAATTGTTGCTCTTCTCTACGATGCATTTTTTATCATTGCACTGTTTAGTTTTCTGCAAGTCGAAGTGAATGTACCGTTTATTGCGGCTGTTTTAACGGTAGTCGGGTATTCAATAAATGATACAATCGTAACCTTCGATCGCATCAGAGAAAACGTGAAGAAGGCGAAAGTTATCAAAGGTTTTGATGACTTGGCGAAAATTGTTAACACTAGTTTAATTCAAACGATTTCTCGTTCCATTAACACGGTTTTAACTGTTGTGTTTGCTGCTCTTTCATTGCTACTATTTGGTGGAGATGCAATCTTCTCATTCTCATTAGCATTAGTAATTGGATTAGTAGCAGGAACGTATTCTTCTATGTTTCTTGCGGCTCAATTGTGGTTGGTATGGAAAGCTCGTTATATTAAGAAACAGCGTTTAAAACCAAAAAACCCTTCTGAGGAAGAACCGATTGTGTAGATTTATGTGGGCTGGTTGAATAAACCAGTCCATTAATTTTTATCTATTAGGTTTTAAAATTAAGGTATTAAGGGTATTTACTAAGAGTGTGAATGTGTTTGATAAATAAGGAGTGAGATAGATGAGAGGACAAAGTGCATTTATTATTGGTATTATTGCCGCTATTATTATTGCTGTGTTTGCCGTTATTAACGTTGACGCAGTGCCGGTAAATTATTTATTTGGTACGTCTGAATGGCCGCTTATCCTTGTAATACTAGGTTCTGTATTTTTAGGAGCAGCTGTAGCCGGTGCCATGGGTATGGTTCGAATCTTAAAACTTCAATCAGAAGTGAAACGACTTCGCGCAGGTAATAGCATTAGTGGAAGTAGTTCTGACACGACAACACCACCGCGTAGCACAAAGTCAAAGACACCAGCAACGGATTCTACGAAACAGTAAAACAGGTACACATTGTCACCCCTTGCTCCCTCTTGTATAATAGGAGGGTCAAGGGGTGAAGTTATGTTAAAGCCACGAGCAAGATGGCAGGTTCAAACTCAGGATCAGACCGAGATTGACGCTCTTGCACAGAGCTGCCAACTTCCGCCGTTAGTTGCTAAACTTTTGTTGAATCGTGGAATGAGAGAGCAAAAGGATGTGCAACGCTTTTTAGATAAAGATGGATTAGACTTTTATGATCCTTATTTAATGGACGGAATGAGAGAAACGGTCGATCGAATACATCAAGCAGTAGAACAACAAGAACATATTGTCGTTTTTGGAGACTATGACGCAGACGGGGTTAGTAGCACGGCTGTGTTAATGCATGCCCTTATAGAAATTGGAGCAAAAGTGGAATACTATGTTCCAAATCGTTTTACTGAAGGCTATGGACCAAATGAACCCGCGCTTAGACGAGCAAAGGAAGAAGGTTGCGGTCTAATGATTACGGTGGACACAGGAATTTCTGCCGTTCATGAAGCGGATGTTGCAAAAGAGATTGGGTTAGATTTTATTATTACTGATCACCATGAGCCTCCGCCTGTGTTACCGGATGCCTTAGTTATTTTAAATCCAAAAAAGCCGGGCTGCCCATATCCATTTAAATCTCTAGCAGGTGTAGGGGTTGCTTTTAAGCTTGCTCATGCCTTGTTAGGTCGTGTGCCTGTGGATTTACTTGATATCGCTGTGATTGGCACGATCGCAGATTTAGTTCCCTTAGTAGATGAGAACCGATTGATTGCTCGATTGGGGTTAGAAGCACTCCAGGGATCGGAAAAACCGGGTCTAATGGCAATTAAAAAAGTATGTGGCTTTGGTGCAGATGCAATGGAAGCGGATCATGTTGGATTTGGTATTGGTCCTAGGATGAATGCAGCAGGTCGTTTAGATTCTGCAGACCCGGCAGTTGACCTCTTGCTTGCAGAAGATGCAGAAACCGCGACAAGTCTTGCTGAAGGTATTGATCAGTTGAACAAAGAAAGACAGGCCATTGTCAATGAAATGACCAAGGATGCGATTGAGTTTGTTGATGAATCGTATCCAGTATCTGAGAATAATGTATTAATTGTCGGAAAAGAAGGTTGGAATGCCGGGGTCATTGGTATCGTTGCATCTCGTTTGGTGGAGCGTTATTATCGCCCAGTAATCGTGATGAGCTTTGATTCTGAAAAAGGAAAAGCCAAAGGTTCGGCAAGAAGTATTGAAGGGTTTAACATGTTCCAAGAGCTCTCAAAAAACCGTGATATTCTGCCGCACTTTGGTGGTCATCCAATGGCAGCTGGTTTAACAATGGACTTGGATCTGGTAGATGAGCTGCGAGATCGTTTGCATAAGCAAGCAGATGAAGTTTTAACTGAAGAGGATTATAGTCCAATTGCCAAAGTTGATGTATTGGCACGTGTGGATGAAGTGACACTATCTGTGGTGAAGCAGTTAGAGAAGCTGGCTCCATTTGGAGTTGGTAATCCGAAGCCGAAAATTATGTTTGAGAATGTTCATTTAGGACAAATTAGGCGTATAGGTAGTGATTCCTCGCATCTGAAGTTAAGCTTAACGGAGCACGGTGCCACGCTTGATGGCATAGGGTTTCGAATGGGGCATCTTCATGAAGAAATCACACGTGCGGCGGCTGTTCAAGCTTTAGGGACTCTGTCTGTGAATGAGTGGAACGGGACAGTTAAACCACAACTCATGCTTGAGGACCTTGCTGTTCCAGAGTGGCAGCTTTTTGACTGGAGAAGCTTAAAACCGCCGCGTATTGAAGAGCGAGTTCATGAACTTTCTTCAGATAACATGGTCTGTGTTGCTTTCCGTGGAGAGGAATCAGAGTCATTAGTATCTGGATTACCCATCGTTCACACAGAATCGTTTCAATGGACACAACATTCTTTAACAGACAAATACTTAGTTTTATTAGATGTTCCAAGAGAACAGAAACAGCTTAAGGAATTGTTTGAGAAAGCAGGAAAACCAAGTCGGGTTTACTCGATATTTTATCAAAAAGAAGATTCATTTTTCTCTTCTAATCCATCAAGAGACGATTTTAAATGGTTTTATGCGTTAATTCGCCAACGACAACAGCTGCCATTTAAAAAACAACAAAAACAAATTGAACATCATAAAGGTTGGTCTTCTGGCACCGTTCAATATATGGCGGATGTGTTTGAGGAACTTGGTTTTATCGAGTGTTCAAACGGGGTTGCAGTTGCTGCAGCACAGCCATCAAAAAAGGACTTAACGCAATCCTTGATTTACCGCAGTAAATTAGAGCAAGCAGATTTAGAAAATGAGTTTGTCTATTCATCGTATGATCAATTACGAAACTGGTTTGAGGCAGCATTCACTGTAGCCGATGAAGCCAACCATAATGTGAAGGAGCAAGTATAATGGACTTTAAACAATATATTACAATCGTAGAGGATTACCCAAAAGAAGGCATTCGTTTTAAGGATATTACAACATTAATGCAAGATGGACCTGCATATAAGGCAGCCATTCAAGAGCTTGGAAAATATGCTGCAGATCTTGATGCAGATGTCATTGTTGGGCCAGAGGCAAGAGGTTTTGTTGTAGGTTGTCCATTAGCGGTTGAAATGGAAAAAGGATTTGTTCCGGTACGTAAAGCTGGTAAGCTTCCTAGAGAAGTACTTTCGGTTGATTACGGTTTGGAATATGGAAAGGATAGCTTAACCATTCATAAAGATTCCATTACAAAAGGACAAAAGGTCTTAATCACTGATGATCTTCTTGCAACTGGTGGTACAATTGAGGCGACAATTAAAATGGTTGAAGAACTAGGTGGAGTGGTTGTAGGGATTGCCTTCCTTATTGAATTGTCATACTTAAACGGACGTGATCGTTTAGCAAACTACAATACATTCAGCTTAATGACTTATTAATTTATCAAGAGAATGACTTGCGATTCGTGCGAGTCATTCTTTTTTTACCCTATTCTGCCTTAAAATACAGAAAAAAGGGTGAATTCCAGTCTTAATGGACACATCCGCCAAAATTCTTCAGTATATGACTTTACAGAGGTGGTTGAAATCAAGGATAATAGGAGGAAATATTGTTTCGTGAATAAGGTGATGGAATGACCATAGATCAGGTGATTGAAAAGGCAAGTGAATATTTAGGTGAAGAGGACATAGCCTTTCTCCGGAGAGCCTATGAATATGCCGAGAAGCATCATGGCGGCCAATATAGGAAGTCTGGGGAGCCCTATATTCTTCATCCGATACAAGTAGCTGGAATTATAGTCGGCTTGCAACTGGATCCTAATACGGTAGCGGCGGCTTTTTTACATGATGTTGTAGAAGACACAGACGTAACCATTGAAGATATTACCTCGGAATTTAACGAGGAAGTTGCCATGCTTGTAGACGGAGTAACGAAGCTTAAGAAATTTAAGTACAAGTCTAAGGAAGAGCAGCAAGCAGAAAACCATCGTAAAATGCTTGTTGCAATGGCAAAGGATATTCGTGTCATTTTAATTAAACTTGCAGACCGTCTGCATAATATGCGCACGTTAAAATTTATGCCTCCAGCTAAACAGAGGGTAACCTCAAATGAAACGTTGGAGATTTTTGCGCCTTTAGCTCATCGTTTAGGAATATCTGCAATCAAGTGGGAGCTTGAAGATATCGCGCTCCGTTATCTTGATCCACAGCAGTATTATCGAATCGTAAACTTAATGAAAAAAAAGCGTGCAGAACGTGAGAGCTATTTAGATGAGGTCATTGAACGAATTAATGACCAGCTAAAAGATATGGACGTAACCTGTGAATTGTCTGGACGCCCAAAACATATCTACAGCATATACCGGAAAATGGTGATCCAAAATAAACAGTTTAATGAAATTTATGATTTATTAGCTGTTCGTATTATCGTCAAAAATATTAAGGACTGTTATGCCGTTCTTGGTGTTATTCACACCTGTTGGCGCCCAATGCCAGGACGATTCAAGGATTATATTGCGATGCCTAAGGCCAATATGTACCAATCCTTACACACAACGGTTGTAGGACCATATGGTGATCCACTAGAAGTTCAAATTCGTACGGATGAAATGCACCGAGTGGCTGAATTTGGGGTCGCCGCGCATTGGGCTTATAAAGAAGGTAAAGTCGTTGCAAACCAGACTAATTCATTTGAGGACAAACTGACATGGTTCCGTGATGTCATTGAATCTCAAGTTGATACAAACGATGCACAAGAATTTATGGAATCAATGAAAATGGATTTGTTCTCAGATATGGTTTTTGTCTTCACTCCAAAAGGGGATGTTGTAGAATTACCACGAGGATCCGTTCCGTTAGATTTTGCATACCGAATCCACAGTGAAATTGGCAATCGCTGTATTGGTGCGAAAGTAAACAGTAAGATGGTTCCATTGGATCACGAATTAAAGACCGGGGATATTGTAGAGGTCATGACCTCTAAGCACTCATATGGACCGAGTCAAGATTGGCTTAAGATTACTCAATCATCTCATGCTAAAAATAAAATCAAGCAATGGTTTAAAAAAGAGAAACGAGAAGAGAATGTTCAAAAAGGGCGAGAGATGCTTGA encodes the following:
- a CDS encoding LapA family protein gives rise to the protein MRGQSAFIIGIIAAIIIAVFAVINVDAVPVNYLFGTSEWPLILVILGSVFLGAAVAGAMGMVRILKLQSEVKRLRAGNSISGSSSDTTTPPRSTKSKTPATDSTKQ
- the secF gene encoding protein translocase subunit SecF translates to MSFNDRKWNLDFITHRNKFFAFSIIFVIAGIISLFTLGLNLGVDFESGSNITIETNESLTNEQIQDDFAAINEDYSPTITLAGENNEIATARFIDVLNNDEVAEVRAYFQETYDAEPTVSTVSPQVGKELAQNAIYAVLIASLGIVIYLAIRYEFLYGAAAIVALLYDAFFIIALFSFLQVEVNVPFIAAVLTVVGYSINDTIVTFDRIRENVKKAKVIKGFDDLAKIVNTSLIQTISRSINTVLTVVFAALSLLLFGGDAIFSFSLALVIGLVAGTYSSMFLAAQLWLVWKARYIKKQRLKPKNPSEEEPIV
- a CDS encoding adenine phosphoribosyltransferase gives rise to the protein MDFKQYITIVEDYPKEGIRFKDITTLMQDGPAYKAAIQELGKYAADLDADVIVGPEARGFVVGCPLAVEMEKGFVPVRKAGKLPREVLSVDYGLEYGKDSLTIHKDSITKGQKVLITDDLLATGGTIEATIKMVEELGGVVVGIAFLIELSYLNGRDRLANYNTFSLMTY
- the recJ gene encoding single-stranded-DNA-specific exonuclease RecJ; translation: MLKPRARWQVQTQDQTEIDALAQSCQLPPLVAKLLLNRGMREQKDVQRFLDKDGLDFYDPYLMDGMRETVDRIHQAVEQQEHIVVFGDYDADGVSSTAVLMHALIEIGAKVEYYVPNRFTEGYGPNEPALRRAKEEGCGLMITVDTGISAVHEADVAKEIGLDFIITDHHEPPPVLPDALVILNPKKPGCPYPFKSLAGVGVAFKLAHALLGRVPVDLLDIAVIGTIADLVPLVDENRLIARLGLEALQGSEKPGLMAIKKVCGFGADAMEADHVGFGIGPRMNAAGRLDSADPAVDLLLAEDAETATSLAEGIDQLNKERQAIVNEMTKDAIEFVDESYPVSENNVLIVGKEGWNAGVIGIVASRLVERYYRPVIVMSFDSEKGKAKGSARSIEGFNMFQELSKNRDILPHFGGHPMAAGLTMDLDLVDELRDRLHKQADEVLTEEDYSPIAKVDVLARVDEVTLSVVKQLEKLAPFGVGNPKPKIMFENVHLGQIRRIGSDSSHLKLSLTEHGATLDGIGFRMGHLHEEITRAAAVQALGTLSVNEWNGTVKPQLMLEDLAVPEWQLFDWRSLKPPRIEERVHELSSDNMVCVAFRGEESESLVSGLPIVHTESFQWTQHSLTDKYLVLLDVPREQKQLKELFEKAGKPSRVYSIFYQKEDSFFSSNPSRDDFKWFYALIRQRQQLPFKKQQKQIEHHKGWSSGTVQYMADVFEELGFIECSNGVAVAAAQPSKKDLTQSLIYRSKLEQADLENEFVYSSYDQLRNWFEAAFTVADEANHNVKEQV
- a CDS encoding RelA/SpoT family protein, with the translated sequence MTIDQVIEKASEYLGEEDIAFLRRAYEYAEKHHGGQYRKSGEPYILHPIQVAGIIVGLQLDPNTVAAAFLHDVVEDTDVTIEDITSEFNEEVAMLVDGVTKLKKFKYKSKEEQQAENHRKMLVAMAKDIRVILIKLADRLHNMRTLKFMPPAKQRVTSNETLEIFAPLAHRLGISAIKWELEDIALRYLDPQQYYRIVNLMKKKRAERESYLDEVIERINDQLKDMDVTCELSGRPKHIYSIYRKMVIQNKQFNEIYDLLAVRIIVKNIKDCYAVLGVIHTCWRPMPGRFKDYIAMPKANMYQSLHTTVVGPYGDPLEVQIRTDEMHRVAEFGVAAHWAYKEGKVVANQTNSFEDKLTWFRDVIESQVDTNDAQEFMESMKMDLFSDMVFVFTPKGDVVELPRGSVPLDFAYRIHSEIGNRCIGAKVNSKMVPLDHELKTGDIVEVMTSKHSYGPSQDWLKITQSSHAKNKIKQWFKKEKREENVQKGREMLEKEVRLLEFDPKEVLTAENIAEAASKFSFAGEEDMFAATGYGGISAKQIVNKLTEKARKKKDQEQEVQTLDDALSDMKSFTPKKKTNSGVRVKGVDNLLIRISRCCTPVPGDEIVGFITKGRGVSIHRADCPNIVSEDDSRFLDVEWEGAQQENKAYQVDIEITGFDRNGLLNEVLHTMTESRTSINAVTGRSDPKNKMATIHMSISIQNLAHLQKVVEKIKQLKDIYSVRRMMH